The following coding sequences are from one Diabrotica virgifera virgifera chromosome 2, PGI_DIABVI_V3a window:
- the LOC126880762 gene encoding uncharacterized protein LOC126880762, whose product MLTKLIQLIATILGLIQNKYNDEKLRKGLIECRKAIKMIHDRMRFAKTIGEKQHLEAQMRQVRTLSKQLKAEQKKGAGLNTRPETAKRRVHWEDSVSTFNSRIQTGVISNLKHKDPGSFLVDCKALFKRRIQTALKNNAAVKVNIAFGGEFEIAQGDKMINETKYFTTSNSAIYRDTNLDEWFEKKVVEPINRDLEEFQERDSGWALKAVVNLGVNINKFTPQLGSSYIELPPQIKIKQACINVKNDDDACFAWAVISALYPCQNNSALMSSYPHYSQVLKLKGIQWPMTAKQIPNFEKQNNISINVYILKKEKKNYTTLPTFLTKNKKDKHVNLLLIQDKYDEQGPLKYHYVWIKNLSRLLSKQLSNEDGTKYFCDGCLHYFRSQEKLNVHKTCCKGRSDVLCDRCLQPFLSSTQLEAHINDCERINETAIKMPEESHKMLKFKNFRNKLKAPFAVYADLESVLEHSAEKTTYQKHIPAAVGYYFKCSYDDSLSFYKSYRGKDCMKWFADELNQLAEDVSTVFMCPFDINMTFQQESDFQAATHCHICEQRFSLSDKKMRDHNHLIPENNYRFASHEGCNINYKDAHTIPVIFHNLSGYDAHFIINDIATHIKGPVDLLPITKEKYISFTKHINDARIKFRFIDSFRFMASSLDKLSSYLTEYPNLRSQYVFLPEEQFNLLTVKGIMPYDYIDSFDRFIETCLPPIEFFYNKLEDKPCPRRHYHRALQVWSSFSCSSLGDYVDLYMKTDILLLADVFERFRSSCLETYNLDPAHYFTLPGFTWDAMLKYTKQELELLTDPDMHLFVERGIRGGLSQVCSKRRVHANNKYMASYDPSKPDSYLMYFDVNNQYGWAMSQYLPYGGFEWSDTNINILSIPDDSSEGCILEVDLEYPQHLHDRHKDIPFCPQSLNPKTMKPPKRPRELTKLMATLHDKERYVIHYRALKQALAHGLILKKIHRVLKFKQSPWLKSYIDLNTNLRKAAKNEFEKNLFKLMNNAVFGKTLEGVRRRVDIKLLTEWEGRYGAEARISSPLFKNATIFNENLIAVEMHRAEIWLVKPIYVGMSILDLAKTTIYDFQYGYLASRFGENFSTCYTDTDSVIVEIREKDPYEAMIHDCYKYFDTSDYPKDNIYGIPLVNKKVLGIMKDENNGCIMTDYIGLRSKLYTTKAATTDVDIKKLRGKLKEQEYDDDEVDNIIRNYGVTKKAKGVKKSVVNTKITFEDYVECSDTFTAKVTSQNLIRSDKHKVYSITQSKIALSPNDDKRHHIQGSYDTLPFGHYLIDTLEMDVD is encoded by the coding sequence ATGTTAACTAAACTTATTCAGTTAATTGCAACCATCTTAGGTTTAATTCAAAACAAGTATAATGATGAAAAGTTAAGAAAAGGGTTGATAGAGTGTAGGAAAGCGATTAAAATGATTCATGATAGAATGAGGTTTGCAAAGACGATTGGCGAAAAGCAGCACCTCGAAGCTCAGATGCGGCAGGTGAGAACGTTGAGTAAGCAACTGAAGGCTGAACAAAAGAAGGGGGCGGGACTTAACACTCGTCCGGAGACTGCAAAGCGTAGGGTACATTGGGAAGACTCTGTATCTACATTTAATTCAAGAATTCAGACTGGAGTCATTTCGAACCTTAAACACAAGGACCCAGGTAGTTTCCTGGTTGATTGCAAAGCTCTGTTCAAGCGACGAATCCAGACTGCCTTAAAAAATAACGCTGCAGTAAAAGTTAACATAGCATTTGGAGGAGAATTCGAGATTGCTCAAGGCGATAAGATGATAAATGAAACCAAGTACTTCACTACTTCAAACTCAGCCATTTATAGAGACACCAATCTTGATGAATGGTTCGAAAAAAAAGTAGTGGAACCCATCAACAGAGACTTGGAAGAATTCCAAGAGAGAGATAGTGGCTGGGCACTTAAAGCTGTTGTTAACCTAGGggtgaatataaacaaatttacaCCACAGCTTGGCTCCTCATATATTGAACTTCCCCCTCAGATAAAAATAAAACAGGCATGCATTAATGTTAAAAACGATGACGATGCATGCTTTGCATGGGCTGTCATATCGGCATTATATCCTTGTCAGAATAACTCCGCTTTAATGTCATCTTACCCACACTACTCTCAAGTGTTGAAACTTAAAGGTATTCAGTGGCCAATGACCGCCAAACAGATTCCTAATTTTGAAAAGCAGAATAATATATCGATTAAtgtttacattttgaaaaaggagaagaagaattaTACGACTCTCCCTACCTTCCtaacaaaaaacaagaaggatAAACATGTGAATCTGCTTTTGATACAAGATAAATATGATGAGCAAGGTCCCCTTAAATATCATTACGTTtggataaaaaatctatctcGCCTCCTTTCCAAGCAGCTTAGCAATGAAGATGGAACAAAATATTTCTGTGATGGCTGCCTCCATTACTTTCGATCGCAAGAAAAGTTGAATGTTCATAAGACATGCTGCAAAGGGCGATCAGATGTTCTCTGTGATAGGTGTTTACAACCATTTTTATCGTCTACACAGCTAGAAGCTCACATCAACGATTGTGAAAGAATAAATGAAACAGCCATTAAAATGCCTGAAGAAagccataaaatgttaaaatttaagaATTTCAGGAATAAACTAAAAGCCCCCTTCGCGGTATACGCAGATCTTGAAAGCGTTCTGGAACATAGTGCTGAAAAGACTACCTATCAAAAACATATACCTGCTGCCGTTGGGTATTACTTTAAATGTTCCTATGATGATTCTCTGTCATTTTACAAATCATATCGTGGAAAAGATTGCATGAAATGGTTCGCAGATGAACTAAATCAGCTTGCTGAGGATGTTTCTACGGTGTTTATGTGTCCGTTTGATATTAATATGACATTTCAGCAAGAGAGTGATTTTCAAGCAGCCACTCATTGTCATATTTGCGAGCAGCGCTTCTCCCTCAGTGATAAGAAAATGCGAGACCATAATCACCTGATCCCAGAAAATAATTATAGATTTGCATCTCATGAAGGCTGTAATATTAATTACAAAGATGCTCACACTATCCCTGTGATATTTCATAACCTCAGTGGATATGACGCGCATTTCATTATTAATGATATTGCTACTCACATCAAAGGTCCTGTAGATCTTCTTCCTATTACTaaggaaaaatatatttctttcaCTAAACACATTAATGATGCTCGAATTAAATTTCGTTTCatcgatagttttcgatttatggCGTCTTCTCTCGATAAGCTCTCTTCTTATTTGACCGAATATCCTAATCTCCGCTCTCAATATGTTTTCCTTCCCGAGGAGCAGTTCAATCTTCTTACTGTGAAAGGTATCATGCCTTATGATTATATTGATTCTTTCGATCGTTTTATTGAAACATGTCTGCCGCCTATCgagtttttttataataaacttgaGGATAAACCTTGTCCTCGCCGCCATTATCATCGCGCTCTCCAAGTCTGGTCCTCATTCTCTTGTTCTTCTCTCGGAGATTACGTCGATCTCTACATGAAAACCGATATTCTTCTTCTTGCCGACGTTTTCGAACGGTTCCGCTCCAGTTGTCTCGAAACATATAATCTTGACCCCGCTCATTACTTTACTCTGCCTGGATTCACGTGGGATGCGATGCTTAAGTATACAAAACAGGAACTTGAACTTTTAACTGATCCAGATATGCATTTGTTTGTGGAGCGTGGCATTCGTGGTGGTTTGAGTCAAGTTTGCTCGAAACGTCGTGTTCATGCTAATAACAAGTACATGGCATCTTACGACCCATCGAAGCCCGACTCCTATCTGATGTATTTCGATGTCAATAATCAATATGGGTGGGCAATGTCACAATATCTTCCATATGGAGGTTTCGAGTGGTCTGATACTAACATCAACATTCTTAGTATTCCGGACGATTCTTCTGAAGGGTGCATTCTCGAGGTCGATCTGGAGTACCCTCAACATCTCCATGATCGTCATAAAGACATCCCATTCTGTCCCCAATCCTTGAACCCGAAAACTATGAAACCTCCTAAACGTCCGCGAGAGCTGACCAAATTAATGGCTACCCTTCATGATAAAGAAAGATATGTAATTCATTACAGAGCCTTGAAGCAAGCGCTAGCTCATGGATTAATACTAAAAAAGATTCATCGAGTCTTGAAATTTAAGCAGTCTCCTTGGTTAAAGTCATACATCGACTTGAATACAAATCTCCGGAAGGCAGCAAAAAATGAGTTTGAAAAGAATCTGTTTAAGCTTATGAACAATGCAGTGTTTGGTAAGACTTTAGAGGGTGTGCGCAGGCGCGTTGATATTAAATTGCTGACAGAGTGGGAGGGTCGTTATGGAGCTGAAGCTAGAATAAGTAGCCCCCTGTTTAAAAACGCTACTATCTTTAATGAAAATTTGATTGCTGTTGAGATGCATAGAGCGGAAATATGGTTAGTTAAACCGATTTATGTTGGAATGAGTATTTTAGACTTGGCGAAAACGACCATATATGATTTCCAATATGGCTACTTAGCTAGCAGGTTCGGAGAAAACTTTTCGACCTGCTATACCGATACTGATAGTGTGATCGTGGAGATACGGGAAAAAGACCCGTATGAAGCAATGATACATGATtgctataaatattttgataCCTCAGACTATCCTAAAGATAACATTTACGGCATCCCTCTGGTTAATAAGAAGGTATTGGGCATAATGAAAGATGAGAATAATGGCTGCATTATGACCGACTACATAGGACTCCGATCGAAATTATACACGACAAAAGCAGCTACCACAGATGTTGACATTAAAAAGCTGAGGGGGAAGTTGAAAGAACAAGAGTATGACGATGATGAAGTTGATAATATTATACGAAATTATGGTGTGACAAAGAAGGCGA